TCAGCGGATTCCCGACAGATCGTCCGAGGCAAGCCGGTAGACGCCCGTACGAGACAGGGCTCCGCTGGTCTTTTCGGCAAGCTTATAGGCGGTGATGCCGTGCGAATGAAGGTATTCTTTCAGTTTCCACTTCACCGCGTTGGCCATACCGACAGCCTAACACCCTTACGTATATCAAGCGAACTTGAAGGGATGTAGCCGTGATGGACGCCATTTCCGACTGAAACTTGCCGGCTAACCTTGATTGCGCACCGAC
This portion of the Deinococcota bacterium genome encodes:
- a CDS encoding helix-turn-helix transcriptional regulator; translated protein: MANAVKWKLKEYLHSHGITAYKLAEKTSGALSRTGVYRLASDDLSGIR